In Parasegetibacter sp. NRK P23, the genomic stretch TTTATGCCGGAATCAGCTTCCATCGCTTTCAGGACATCCCTGGTCTGGTACGCTATGCTTTCCAGCGCGGCCCTCGCCAGGTGCGCCGAAGTGGTGCCCCTGGTAGCGCCGAAGATGCAACCTCGTGCATCCTGGTTCCAATGCGGGGCGCCCAGTCCGGCAAAGGCCGGCACTACATAAACACCCTCGTTATCCGATACACTTGTAGCCAAAGCTTCAATTTCAGCGGCATTTCTGATGATGCCTAAACCATCGCGCAGCCATTGTACCACCGCTCCGGCAATAAAGATGCTGCCTTCCAGCGCGTACGTGGTTTTGCCGTTCAGTTGCCAGGCGATGGTAGAGAGTAAATTGTTGGAAGAAGGGATGATTTTATCCCCGGTGTTCATCACCATAAAACACCCGGTACCATACGTGTTTTTCACCATGCCGGGTTCAAGACACATCTGCCCGAAGAGCGCGGCCTGCTGATCCCCTGCTATCCCGGCGATGGGGACTTTAAAATTGAAAATGCTGGCGTGTGTTTCCCCATACACTTCACTGCTGGATTTTACTTCCGGTAACATGGAAGCGGGTATATCCAGCATACGGAGGAGTTCTTCATCCCACTGCAGTGTGGCGATATTGTACAACATGGTACGCGAGGCGTTGGTTACATCCGTTACATGCACGGCGCCTTTAGTAAAGTTCCAGATCAGCCACGAGTCGATGTTTCCGAAGAGCAGTTTGCCCTGGTTGGCCAGTTCGCGGGCACCTTCCACGTTGTTGAGGATCCAGCGGATCTTGGTACCGGAGAAATAGGCATCGGGCAATAACCCGGTTTTTTCATTGATGGTTTTCGTGCGTCCCTGCGCTTTCAGTTCATCGCAGAATGCGGCCGTGCGCCTGTCTTGCCAAACGATGGCGTTGTATACCGGCTTACCGGTTTCTTTGTTCCACACCACGGTGGTTTCCCGCTGGTTGGTGATGCCCATGGCCGCGATCTGAGCGCCGGTGATCCCGGCTTTTACCACGGCTTCGGCGGTAACGCCCGCCTGGGTACTCCAGATTTCCATCGGATCGTGTTCCACCCAGCCTGGCTGCGGATAATGTTGTTTGAATTCTTTCTGTGCAACGGCCACCACGGCTCCTTTCCCGTTGAATACGATGGCCCGGGAACTGGTGGTTCCCTGGTCAAGCGCCAGTATAAATTTTTCCATGACAAGTTCATTCCCCTTACCCCGGGGAGGGTTAAGAGGTGGAAGATAGGAAAAATAATGTTGCGGATCAGATGCCGGAAACGAACTCCATCACCTCCTGCAAGGATCGTTTTAAAACGATTTTTCCCGGCACACTTTTCCGGTAAGCCTGGGTGATTAACCCCGAAATGACAAGGGGTGTATCAGGGCATTTCTGGTAAACGTTATTCAGAAAACGGTCGAAATTGAAATGCCCGGCCACTGAAGTGAGGTGGGTATATAAGAAATCAGGGCACTTGAGTTTCACCACATATTCCAGGTCCTTTATAGGGACATTCGCTCCAAGATATAATGTTTTTACGCCACGACTTTTGAGGATATAATGGACATAGAGTAAA encodes the following:
- the glpK gene encoding glycerol kinase GlpK, which produces MEKFILALDQGTTSSRAIVFNGKGAVVAVAQKEFKQHYPQPGWVEHDPMEIWSTQAGVTAEAVVKAGITGAQIAAMGITNQRETTVVWNKETGKPVYNAIVWQDRRTAAFCDELKAQGRTKTINEKTGLLPDAYFSGTKIRWILNNVEGARELANQGKLLFGNIDSWLIWNFTKGAVHVTDVTNASRTMLYNIATLQWDEELLRMLDIPASMLPEVKSSSEVYGETHASIFNFKVPIAGIAGDQQAALFGQMCLEPGMVKNTYGTGCFMVMNTGDKIIPSSNNLLSTIAWQLNGKTTYALEGSIFIAGAVVQWLRDGLGIIRNAAEIEALATSVSDNEGVYVVPAFAGLGAPHWNQDARGCIFGATRGTTSAHLARAALESIAYQTRDVLKAMEADSGINIKALRVDGGATANNLLMQFQCDVLGVEVVRPKVVETTALGAAFLAGLATGFWDSVDTIRELWEEAAHFRPQMPEEKVNKYVSGWNRAVKAAIAWADNHESNA